ATAGCATTGTTATAACTGCAGCTCACTCGGCCACAGTTTCCAGGTCCGGGCCCATTTGTAGGCTTGCCAGCAACGTCATTCTTGAGGTATTCAACTCCCTCCTGAACCGTGTTGCCATCCGCAGCGCCCCACCCATTCGGGTAGCAAACCAGACTCTCCTCGTCGTAGTGCTTCTCTAGGGAGGCCGTCGAGGCGTTCGTACCGTCACGCCTCTCGTATTTGTAGTTGGATTTGATGGAACGGACTTGGTTGGTCACTTCTTCGATTGTTCCCCTGAGGCGGAGCTTGTTACTGGGTGAAGCTTCTACTTCCCATTCAAAGTCTTCAACGCCGTAGCCATCAATTGGAGCTTCCAGGGCTTGAGCCTAGAGAGGAAGGTCAGTCAGGATGGACTTAAGATTATGTCAAGATAGTGGCTGAGTACCCCCAGGGAGAAGAATGTGGCGATGACAATGGCGAAGGTGGGACCCGTGGTGAAGTACTGGAGATCTGGTTGACTTGGAGAATGTTGAAACTGAAGCACCCACAAGGAGGCGAGAAAAGTATTCGACTGTTATACTTATCACACCTGGGATTTGACTGAGCTTCAAACAGAGAATTTTTCCGGGAAGCAAACCTGCATGTCGGCTACTTACGCCACTAAGCCAGGATTCCATAGGACTAATACGGTTATAGTATAGGACCACATGGAAGGAAGGGAATCCTCTGGCATATGGTTTGGAAACCTTGAAGATTCTCCTGATCAATCTATAGTTGAGTGTGTATAATGGAGAAAGGTTGATTGGCCTGGACTTTAGGAACTACCACTGTAGTCGAGTCAATGAAACCCGATCCCCGTGTCCACGTGCATCAATAGTCATTGATGATATGACATATTCGGGCGAAACTGGCGTATATGCAACTTGAAGGAATTAGTGAATCGTATGAGTGACTTGATATAGAACAAGATGGGTAACTCCGAGTCCTACTGAGACGAATCGGGAAATAATTGCAAAGGGTCATTAGCGAGTCCGCTAGTTACGGAGTGGACAATGTAAACTAGTAGCAAAAGACAGATTAGACCAATCATCCTTCGGTAGAATATTGGGATCTGGCGTAGCGATGGACTAATTGTACGGGGCCATGACCATAATGTTACATTAACATCCCCCGGAGGTGTTTTCCGCCCCTAAACTAATACTATTTGTATATAAATTTAAGGGTCTAAGCATGCCAAGAAGCTAAGCCTGTGGCTTAGGACGCTATTTATCCATCTCAATATCCACTCTTTCGtgggtactccgtatatgcATAGATGCAATCCTTCAGTTTAAATTAACCTATTTACCGAATATTATGGAAATATTCGGATCAACCCAATTAATTAACTCTGGCTCAAATGTGTCTGTAGAAGATGATACGGTACATGGGGAAGGCGTAGAGTGCAACATTCAACTGCACCAGCGATGTGTCTTCGATGAAACCTGGCCAGAGTCGGGTGGACAATGTTGCACCCGGTCCTAGATGCTTGGATGTTTCTTACCCCAGGTCCCCATATGATCGGGTCGTTGGAAATTTATCAAGCCCTGAAGCTGCGGATACTCAGGGTCATGATCTAATACCTTCTCATTAGCAAGACCACTCGAAAATCAGTTGATCAAGCTAATGCTTATTGGTCTCTCCTAGAACTGTGAGATGGGGGATATTCGACCTCATGTGTGTCACCTATAGCTTATAATATCCCTTTGTTTGATATTGGACTGTTTGCAGTCGCGTATCGTGAGGTTTTGATACCATGGATAGTGTTACCGCCAAAGAATTTTCCCCCAGCACGTTATCACTTTATTATCCCGTGTCTATTTATTTGCATTAGCTGAgattgtttctcttcttaactagtatatactagtaatCGTAAAGATTGTGTATCTATAAAACTTACTCAGATACAGAGTCTAGATCAGCGTCATTTACACTCTTAGAATCATACTCTTTACCTCGGAGTCCAACTCTATTAGAGGTGCCAGTACTCGCGTGTCTTTCCTTGTATAGGcatagaagaaagaaaatcgaagGTCTGAACGTTCAAGGTACTTTGTGATATACGCAGAtagtctcttcttctttgaaaccTACGTTATGAAGTCATACAGCATTGGCGAGAATGCCAGGTGTGTAAGATTGAACCCTAGTAAACAAGTCAAACATATTCAAAAGCTATCAGTTGAGAAGTAATTATGTAGTAAGCTTACTGAGGACACGATCCTTGTCGATTTGCCTCATACCACCAGCCTTTCTTTGCCCACAATCCACTCATATCCTTTAAGGCCTTTGAGATGATTCTTGAGATTGTCTGTCGTCTTCCATTAGCAACTTCGATGACAGTGATATAGGCAGTTATTGCACTTCTGACCTGATCCACTGAAATGCATCCGACGAACGGCAGAGACGCGCGCTGGTCGCGGCATGCAGAACACACCTCACCGAGAGGTGGCTGTGCCCCAAATCCTAGTTACGGGAATTGTCTCACGGAGCTGAGTACGAACAGCCGATTGAGCCGGCTGGCCATATCCGCACCAGCGGACAGATAGGAGGAGAACCGGCTCGCGGATTAACTGCCGCTCTCGACCAGACAGAGGTTGCGAGCCTGTCCAGGGGGGAAGACCCCACAGGACCAAGTAGATAACCAGTTATATATTGAAGATCCAAAAAGTCTCCTCATAACTTTATGCAAAAATCTGTTGTCTGGTAGAACACTCGCTCCTAATATAGAATGACTTGATCATTTTCTGCTGATCTGTGTAACCGGCTTGTCAAGATGCTCCCATTGAGGTAGGAACGTACTGCTGGATTAACACGATCCCGGAATGGGGCgaataaaaaattaatttaGGGTCAAGGGCCGTAGACTAATCGATAGTAGTCTCGGCATTGGTGGCCATTTGGAACGATCTTATAGCCAGAAAGTAAGTATTGTATCACAGTGTGATTTCCGGATGGGTTGGCCCCCAAAATCCCCTAACATGCGCCAGGATTCCGAATTTATCATTACCAGGAAGTGACGCCCGCACTGATCAAGGTCACCATTTTGACTGAATGTCAGCTTTATGGTATTGTAAGTAATTTTGAACCTGACCTGACTTGGTGTTGTGAAAAAAACGCGGAAAGAACATATGATATCCAGAGTGGGAACGATCAGGTTGACTTCGGCTTATAAGTCAGGTCCGACTGAACCGAGTTCTCGACAGGGTCACTAGGCAGAGGCTCGTGTTGGACTCGAAAACTTGATACCCGCAATGGGCTTAGGAGCTGATGATATTGGCTATCCTTTCACTTCAACTGAAATTTCGGTACTACCGGATACTCGGCCATTTCATAGCGAAGGACTTTTGTGACCTGCAGCTTCGGAGTTCCACGGAGTTGGGTATGCAAACGTATAGCTCGGTGTCGGAGCAGGAGTAAGATTCATGAAGCTGGTTATGGTAGGTGTGCAAACGATATTGGCGTTCACAGGAATAGTGTCCGTAGAATAATAGTCGTAGTCATAGAGAAAAGTGAGTTAAGATGGTAGTAGTCATGTGTGTAGTAATGTAGTCAAGCTGAAGGACGAATCGGTATGGCAAGATtatgagagagagagtgagCCGAATATGCCAGAAAGCCTTCTATAAGACTATAATGATTCACATTGAATACAGATATTCATCATTGAAATAATTGAATTAGTTCACTTCGGAGTACACACTGGGAAGTAAAGCAATTAACATGGAATGGATCTGAGTTGAATCTCCACATACGGTATAGTAAATCTCATCCACCCTGGCCAATAGGGTATGCCCTAAAGCTGGTGGAAGGATCTCATTCCCTGCTCCACCACTCCACTGCGCCTCGCACTGCCTTGATAGTGTCCAATTAGATAGTGGAGAGTAGATGAATAATTGTATAACTATATCGAGGATGTATGCGGGTGACTAAAAAAAGGCTAAGATTACTCATGGTTACAAGTATTAGTGTAATATGTTCTGTGCACTAATACTAGCACAACGCCCCAACAATGACTGCGAATTCGGATAACCTCTTGTTTCACCTCCTTAGCGCATAGGAATTATCCTTAATATATGAGGACTATTGTGGCGCTTGTTTTGTGATCGATGTATCACTGCCATAGTAGACACACCAGCAGGTGGAATATTGACAATTCAAACTAGGGTTACATGAAACAAATCCCTGCACATAAAATGCCACCATCCCACATGACTAGCGCATCTGAAGGGCGCTTAAGAACAACCCTGTTTCCACCCCTCAGCATATAAATCCCAGCAATacccctttctttcccgcgAGGCAAAACATCCCCACACAGTGACCTAAATCAGTATGTCGTGCTATTCGCTCCATTTAGgcaggatatcttccaacTTTGATGCAGATGCGCCCTGCGGCATTCCAAACGCAACTTATCCCCACGTGCAATGTTGTGTAAAGGGTGACTATTGTATGAGCAATGGCATCTGCCACTATTCCAAGAACAATTCGGTCAATGGATACTATACGGCGGATTGCACGGATCCAACACTCCAGGACCCGGCATGCATGAACCGATGTGGTAATTTCCCATCTAAGAGGTTTACAGTATCAACAATGCTGAATCCATATAGGCAATCAACCTGGATCAATCATAGACTATGACGAAGATACAGGGCTTTGGGCCTGTTGCACATATACCAGTGATGGAAAGGCCGATTGCTCAAGCCTTTCTGTTGAGAAATTCCCTGCTCCAGCACCCAGCAAACTGGTTACAATTCAATATCTGCCCGCAACCGGCACACCGCTATATGCGACTCCGACTGATGTTGTGTCTCCACCGGTTGTGAATTCTACCGGCAGTCAGATAGGAGCCGGTGCTGCGGCTGGGATTGGGGTAggggttggtgttggtgtaTTTTTGCTTGCAATGGCTTGTGCATTCTTCTATATTCGACGGAGGAGGTCATCGCAACATAGTGTTGTACCGTCGAAGTCTTGGACCGAGTCAGTGCCTACAGTACAGCAGCCGCAAACAGTTGTTCGATATGAGCTTGGGAAGCCCGAGCCCCGTCCACAGGAGCTTGCATAATGAACTTCGCTTGTTCAACTGGATTTGTGTATTCTACTTACTATACTTGGACTCTGAAATAGACGTCGTCGGAAAGTACGCCAGTAGACGGGAGGTTCAGCACCACAGTCACCTACACGACACGCCTACTCACTACGCCATGGAGGTGCCTCTAGCGGACGAATGGACATTTAAGCGGAAACTTAGAGAGTGAAATTTGCACTTCATTTTCAAAGATACACTCGCTAACCAGCACTTCCCTGTACAACTCTGTCTTCACACCGTCAATGTGAACTCCGCATCACTTACGACTGTTGATGGCCGCAATATGGTCAGTCACGAGACACTTGAAATCATCCGTCCCATAGTAGAAGGTGTTGCCATCGTCTGGTGATGGTCCACCGCTCAGCTGATCTCCGTACTGCCAGTAGAGGTCCCCTGAGATGGCAGTCGTGTTAAGTGCCGTGTTTTGCCAAGGTTTCTCAACGGCACAATGGTCCGACGTCACTCCATACTCCTCGAACAGGCAAGGCTTTCCAGCCGCCTTGCAGGCTGCCCCGTGCGAGGTGACCCAGCCGTTGCCCCAGTCATTCGTGGTTCCCCCTAACAGCATTAGCTTACCCTGTTTGATTTGCTACTGATGTAGACTTACAGCTGCTTGGATAGAGATGGAAGGTTCCGAAGTCAATCGTGGGAATAGCCAGGTTCTTGGCAAAATCACTTCCTTCAGAGTATTGGTACGGATAGCTTCCATCCGAACCAGTGTCGAGGCCGAAGCCCTCTGCTCTTGTTAGAGATTGTAGATTACAGGAGAGGCCAGGTTCACATACCGTCACCGATGCAAACCAGATGCTTCGAGTCCAACGACTTGATATACTGGCTGGTACTCTCGATCCAGTTATACAACACGGTGGTCTCACAGCCCTGGCAACGGGGCTCATTGGCCAGTTCCCATGCAAAGATCGCGGTAGAGTCGCTGTACCGCGAAATGACTGCCTTGATATAAGCGCGGTAGGCTGCCTGCATGGCGTCGTTGGTGTAAAAGCCCTCCTTCGACCCACCGAAGGCCTTGACATAGGCATTGATACCACCATAGTCATCCCAGAAGTTGACGAAGTTAATGATCAACTTAATACCGTGCTTCTCTGCCGAGGAGACCACGTAGTCCAGTCGCTGGAGgccatcttcaccctcaTTGACGGTTGCCGTGCCATCTGCCAGCAGATGGTAGTAGACCGAGCCATCGGTGGGCTTCTGGTTGACATCATTGAACCCCCAGACACGAAGGATCTTGAGACCGGATTCCTGCAAGTGACTGAACACGAGATCCACATCGtcgttgttcttctggaatccaatCCAGTATGAGTTGGAACCGGCAAAATATCCTGTCTTGCCATCGATCACAAAGTTGAGACCTGAAGTAGTAACGAAAGAACCGGGTGTGGCGGATGGACTCGGACTGGGCGAGACAGTTGAGGATGACGCTTGGGGAAGAGCAGAGGCCAATTGGGCCGACACCAGGCCGGCTGCGGTGAGGAGTGAAGGGTTAAGCTTCATGGTGCTTGCTATGACTTGTTGCCCGTTGTTGTTGGCTGTGCGCTGTCTGTTTCTGAAAGATAGCTCGCTCTTCAGGATTCGGCTGTTCTTATAAAATCTGGACTCTGGAGAAATGCGCCCCTGATAGACATTCTGGGCCCACGCGTGGATCGGGCGATGCTCCGCTCTTGATCCAGAAGAGAGCTCCATGTCTCTTTTTGGAACGGACCCAGCTAAGCGCTCGTAAGCAAGATGGTCGAGTCAGATTGCAGGAAATGTTGAGACAGGCGTCGTATAATTTTTCCGACTGGACCCCGTGCAGAAATGTGGGGAAATTCATTAACTCCGCACTCGAGGCGTTTCGGTCCGTGGAGGATGGGGTATAGTGGAGAACACCAGTCGGTAGTTGAAACACCCAGCCCCAAATAGCCGTTGCACGTATAGTTGATTTGTGGTGATCGTTATTATTCTGCATGACACTATACACTAATCCACTGCGGAATGTATCTCCGGGTAGCATGATCACAGACCATAAGAGACATGTGAGTGAAATTGATGGGGGAATTATAACCTGCATTGACAGAACCAGTAAACAAGTCAGTGTTCCCGTCAAGCTTGGACAGGTTGACGTGTACGACATGGTGATAATCCACACCCTGTTTCTCTTCGAGGGATTGGTGGCTGTGGAAAAAAGTGGCATGCGCGCTGGGACGATCGTTGGTCAGGTTCAAGATATGTTCTTAAACGGTACGCACTCCGGAATGATGCCGACTGTGACGTCAATGCAATCAGAATCGAGATCAGTAATGTTGAGCCCACACCGGCGGAGATAAGGACAACAGGATGACTCGGCTCAGTATCGGTCTCTCAGAGGAAGGAGTCACCGTCAGGGTAGCAAGGCTTGACCGTGTCACCCTTGTTGAAGCTATTTGGTAGGAGACTCGAGATATATGCATGGTGAGCACCCGCGCTCTTCTCTGCAGGGTTCAGcccatcttctttcttcacatTGATACAGTAGTAGTACGGAGAGAGCTCGTCACTCAGGGAGTACTGTCGAGCCTGGGAATGTTGGAGCTCAGGAACCTTATACCTGCAACGAAATATACTGGCAAAGATGAAGTGCTGGCACATCCGGGATTTCAACAGAGCGCCACCCCACAAGGTCACCAAATTCAATTAAGGCTCCCTGGATGCTCAACCATTACTACTATTGGAAAAAAAATGGTTCTTTCCCACTCCAAGTTCGGGTCGGGCCGGTCTAGAGCATCCACTCACGATCGTCCGGCGAGAATGGAGTTCCTGGCCGTGTCTTCATAATCCTGATGTTACATCCATGGTCCTAGTCCTGCCATGCCCATGCGAGTGGGCACTCTATTCTCACCAGATAAGGAAATCTCCTGTGTGTCTACTTTCGTAGATAAGAGCGGCGACAGGGTGAGACCTCACTGACTGGGGTCCATGACTTACCAGGTCAAGGCTGCCCAGGCAGCAAACGAGGGTACCGACCAATCGGGCTGCCCGGTCATACTAGTAAGGGCTGTACAAAGAAGCGGGCTCCCCACCAGACTAAGACAGTACCGAACCACACCACGTCCTCTATCCTTACCCGCTAGTAGCAGCCAGGATGAAGCCCGCTGCTTCCCAACGCATtaatatcttcatttctcAGAGGATTAGCGCTTGTCACCTTCCCCTTTACACTCACCAAATACCCGTCCAGTATTCCTGCGTGAATTCAAAGGTACGAAGTCCCCTTTGTTACCTGATTAGCCCTCATTTGCTCctcattctctctctctctctctccctttttctttttctttttcttttctttttttgcctcTCTAGAACTAACTACATCACTCTATAAGATCATCGCCTGATCCAACTCCACCATGAAACCCCTCATCtacctctccctccttctcggcatctCCGCAACCACCGCCCTCGCCGCTCTCCGCCCAGATGCAACCCCCGACGAGGTCGCCGCGGCGGAAGCCGAGTGCGGGTCCCTTGGAGTGATGAGGATCGACCCAGCAGAACTGCCGGAAAGTGTTACGATGACCGACGTCCGCATGTGCGCTGACCATCCCCTCGGCCCCGGGGCGTACCCAAGTCCGGGTCCTGGGGCTTTCGCCAGGTTCCGTCAATTCTTGCCGAGTTGGGTGTTCTGAGAGGACGGCCCGGGAGCTGGGTCGAGGCCCTGTAGGTAGTCCGGGCACGcaggcttcttctgctcacGCGCGGGCTAGTTCTTCATTCCCGATCTATTTGCCTGCGCTGTGCGGTGGGACCAGCCGTTTGGGAATAGAACTCTTGGGAAATGTATGGTGTCGTGTGATGTTGACTTTTGGAACAAGCTTGACTGATATAGTCtagatggaggatgatatttAGATATGACAATGCATAAAATTCAACGATAATGACATTTTAGCAATTTCCATTGTAGTAGATGAGCTACGGCCAACTGTAGGATATTTCGACTGCTGGGTGGGTCTTTCGGAATGTGTTTCTCGGTGGAGAATCCGAGGACAAGAAAGTTTGGCAGCTGTTTCGAGTTCTGCCTTATGCCAAGCTCTAGGTTATCAGGCATCAACCGTGACACATGACAGATGACGAATTGTCTCATCGCCTCATTGTTTCCTAGTTGCTCCGTATTATATACAACTTCCCTCTCCGTACACCTTTTTCTAGCACATATCAGTACTGCAGTCTCACGATGGGCAAGCTACAGCCAGATTGTGATCCCAAtgatctccctcctccgtACGAACAGGTGGTCTCTGGACAACCCTCTTTGGACGactctcttccacctctgGCTGGACCTTCCACAGCGACACCCCCGATCGCCGACAATGAAgtacaagacaatgacagaTCTGAGATTACTGAGCGACCGTCTACAACCATGTCCCCCTTTTTGAGTCAAGATCCCACCGCACTTCACAGTCTTATCAGCCACGAGGCTCGCATACCCCCACGACCGTGTCTAAGTGTCCGCGGCGCACATCAAGAGACCCACCCCGACCGAAATGATCGCAAGGAAAACCGCACGGAGTCTGTGGTCGATTTTGACTTCCGGATCAATCTGACAAATTACTTGGTGGGCGACCCCGATCACGATGCAGGCTGGTATCAGTTGCGCGTAGCGCGGGACGGGGATGGGCAAAAGCTATATCGGGGTGGGCGATGTCGGTCGCGTACGTGGAAGCGAAACGcaagagggaggagggtCAGGCTGCCAACCGAAGAAGACGGTACTGCTACTGAAAATGTCGGGTTGGTCGAGGATGATGCAGGACCGGATCTCATGGGCTGGTGTGAGCGGTTCTGCCAGGACCCCTCCCCAGTCAAATCGTACGTTTGTTGATTTCGTTTGGTGGATACACATGATGCTAATCTAATGGCGCAGCTTCACGTTCACCCGGCACATCGAGAACTTCAACTCATCTATCATCCATTCTACTCTAACTTCCCATCTACGGTCTCTCAACTATCAAGGCAACATCGACATCTCCACATCCTTCTCCAACCGGTTGTTTACGGTCTATTCGCCACATTGGATTAACCGTGCCCGTAACAATAACTTTGTGTACTATACCTGTCTTATTCTTCAACTGTGGCTGATCACCTGGCCGATTATTTGGCTCCTGGAGCGTCGGTACGCCGTTGTTGGGTCCGTGTGGCTGTTCTCCCGGGAGGTAGGATCCCAGCACGTCTACGCACGTAATCGAGATGAAGCTGGTATCGCGGAGGATTTGGCCCCGGTGGTTACCCAAGCTGCATGGGAACGACGGTTAGACGGCAAGGTCCTCACTCCGCAGGACATgcgacttcttcggcggcttGAGCGTGAGGGTCAAGAGCGTGGCGGACGAATTCTGGTAGTGAACTGGGATCGGATCAGCGGATGGGGCCGTGACCAGTATACTTGAATCGGACTATCTCCTCGGTTGGATCCTCGGCAAAAGTGGTATAACTATCCATGATACGCTCGCGTAAAGGTGCTTTGGTCACTTTTCAAGATAGCATTCCAGAACATCTGGTGGAATAACGTCATCCTGGGCTACGCGGCATGTAACTGGAGGATAAATGGGTATCGCTGATGTAGGGCTGCATCGCACGCCTCATGGGTCAGAGATATCTGATGTATGTCAACTCACCGGCACTG
This window of the Aspergillus oryzae RIB40 DNA, chromosome 8 genome carries:
- a CDS encoding uncharacterized protein (predicted protein), with product MPEDSLPSMWSYTITVLVLWNPGLVAGTIEEVTNQVRSIKSNYKYERRDGTNASTASLEKHYDEESLVCYPNGWGAADGNTVQEGVEYLKNDVAGKPTNGPGPGNCGRVSCSYNNAIWWCNDNTESKTLDSCREIGLAAEEICNRCWMSAVASNSGFENLCAGQMFMKDKWNVIVRDAKLSLQL
- a CDS encoding glycoside hydrolase 5 family protein (endo-beta-mannanase), which gives rise to MKLNPSLLTAAGLVSAQLASALPQASSSTVSPSPSPSATPGSFVTTSGLNFVIDGKTGYFAGSNSYWIGFQKNNDDVDLVFSHLQESGLKILRVWGFNDVNQKPTDGSVYYHLLADGTATVNEGEDGLQRLDYVVSSAEKHGIKLIINFVNFWDDYGGINAYVKAFGGSKEGFYTNDAMQAAYRAYIKAVISRYSDSTAIFAWELANEPRCQGCETTVLYNWIESTSQYIKSLDSKHLVCIGDEGFGLDTGSDGSYPYQYSEGSDFAKNLAIPTIDFGTFHLYPSSWGTTNDWGNGWVTSHGAACKAAGKPCLFEEYGVTSDHCAVEKPWQNTALNTTAISGDLYWQYGDQLSGGPSPDDGNTFYYGTDDFKCLVTDHIAAINSRK
- a CDS encoding uncharacterized protein (predicted protein), giving the protein MGKLQPDCDPNDLPPPYEQVVSGQPSLDDSLPPLAGPSTATPPIADNEVQDNDRSEITERPSTTMSPFLSQDPTALHSLISHEARIPPRPCLSVRGAHQETHPDRNDRKENRTESVVDFDFRINLTNYLVGDPDHDAGWYQLRVARDGDGQKLYRGGRCRSRTWKRNARGRRVRLPTEEDGTATENVGLVEDDAGPDLMGWCERFCQDPSPVKSFTFTRHIENFNSSIIHSTLTSHLRSLNYQGNIDISTSFSNRLFTVYSPHWINRARNNNFVYYTCLILQLWLITWPIIWLLERRYAVVGSVWLFSREVGSQHVYARNRDEAGIAEDLAPVVTQAAWERRLDGKVLTPQDMRLLRRLEREGQERGGRILVVNWDRISGWGRDQYT